In Juglans microcarpa x Juglans regia isolate MS1-56 chromosome 8D, Jm3101_v1.0, whole genome shotgun sequence, the following are encoded in one genomic region:
- the LOC121242753 gene encoding calmodulin-like, protein MAEQLTEEQIAEFKEAFSLFDKDGDGCITTKELGTVMRSLGQNPTEAELQDMINEVDADHNGTIDFSEFLNLMARKMKDTDSEEELKEAFKVFDKDQNGYISAAELRHVMTNLGEKLTDEEVDEMIREADMDGDGQVNYEEFVRMMLAK, encoded by the exons ATGGCGGAGCAGCTTACGGAGGAGCAGATCGCTGAGTTCAAGGAAGCCTTCAGCCTCTTCGACAAGGACGGCGATG GCTGCATCACTACGAAAGAGTTGGGAACAGTCATGAGATCTTTGGGACAAAATCCTACTGAAGCTGAACTGCAGGACATGATCAATGAAGTTGATGCTGATCATAATGGCACAATTGATTTCTCTGAGTTTCTGAATTTGATGGCACGGAAAATGAAG GATACTGATTCTGAGGAGGAACTCAAAGAAGCTTTCAAGGTGTTTGACAAGGATCAGAATGGCTATATTTCTGCTGCAGAG CTTCGGCATGTGATGACCAATCTTGGGGAAAAGCTGACAGATGAAGAAGTGGATGAGATGATACGAGAAGCAGATATGGATGGTGATGGTCAGGTGAATTATGAGGAATTTGTGAGGATGATGCTTGCAAAGTGA
- the LOC121241947 gene encoding zinc-finger homeodomain protein 10-like, with protein sequence MEADQSTNDLYRECLRNHAANLGSYATDGCGEFTLDDTSPGSLQCAACGCHRNFHRKVTYIPTHHGRSGLSYSSRGRDPETTTTDLMEYSGGGGGRQAVMAMVESGEAAERSSFSKKRFRTKFTEDQKEKMLAFAEKLGWKLQRKDLDEEIERFCRRVGVSRQVFKVWMHNHKNSSSPSSASTGNASSLTQQ encoded by the coding sequence atgGAGGCAGATCAGAGCACAAATGATCTATACAGAGAGTGTTTGAGAAACCATGCAGCCAACCTCGGAAGCTACGCCACAGACGGCTGTGGAGAGTTTACACTCGATGACACCTCTCCAGGTAGCCTCCAATGCGCAGCATGTGGTTGCCATCGCAACTTCCACCGCAAGGTCACGTACATACCCACCCACCATGGGAGATCAGGACTGAGCTACAGCAGCCGCGGCCGAGACCCCGAGACGACCACAACCGATCTCATGGAGTACAGTGGCGGCGGTGGTGGGCGGCAGGCGGTCATGGCGATGGTGGAGTCGGGGGAGGCTGCAGAGAGAAGCAGCTTCAGCAAGAAGAGATTCAGGACAAAGTTTACAGAGGATCAGAAGGAGAAGATGCTGGCTTTTGCAGAGAAGCTGGGATGGAAGCTACAGAGAAAGGATCTAGACGAAGAGATTGAGAGGTTCTGCAGAAGAGTTGGGGTGAGTAGGCAGGTGTTCAAAGTTTGGATGCACAACCACAAAAACTCTTCATCCCCCTCTTCTGCTTCTACTGGCAATGCCTCATCTCTCACTCagcagtag